The region atttttgtatCATAGCCATAGCCTCTTATCTACTCGGATTGGATCTCGTCACCAAATTTgaaaaacataaataaaatgtCTGCATTAGTTTTCATTTTCAGTCCAATTTTAAGTCAAAGGAACGAAACCATGGAACTAAAATAACTCAGTTAAAAACTCCTTTAAAAGATGACGTGGTACGACGGCATCCAATAAGCCCCTGTCGAATAAAAGGTCAGCCGATTGGGAACCTTCAGGCACTTCCTTATTCAACAATTGTTCAATTACTCTTTTACCCGCAAATGCAATGGTTGCATTAGGTTCGGCAATAATGATATCCCCCAACCAGTAGTCGGAGATGTAAGTATCGCTACATAGAATAACTTTTGATTGATTTGATAATTATATAAAGCAGAAGAAATTTTAGCCATTTGCATTAAGCTCAAACTTCCTTCTTGCATACGCGCTCCTCCGGACGCACATACTATAATAAGAGGTAAAAGTAGATTGGTAGCATATTCGATCAACCGAGTGATTTTCTCACCCACTACGCATCCCATACTACCCGCTATAAACTCAGAATCCATAACAGCTAGTGCTAAAGGAATACCATTTAGTTGACCTGTGCCTGTTTGAACCGCCTCCGGTAATCCTGTCTTTTCTTGATAAGAATCAAGACGATCGATATAAGATTGGTCTTTttcctcttcttcctcttccGAATCCACACGATTTTTCGCAGTTTGCAAATACAAGTCAAGTTGATTCATAATATCTTCGAACAACCGATGGATTTCCTCACGTTGATCTGTGCCTGTTTGAACCGTCTCCGGTAATCCTGTCTTTTCTTGATAAGAATCAAGACGATCGATATAAGATTGGTCTTTTTCCTCTTCCGAACCCAATTCTTTAATCGAATCAAATTTAATGGGATCCACAGAAACCATGTCTTCATCCATAGGATTCCAAGTATCTCGATCAATCGAAAGGTCGATTCTATCTTAACTGCTCATTTTCAAATGCTCGCCACAGTGTTCGCAAATATTCATTTTGGGTCGGAAAAATTGCTTAAAATTGAGTCCATAGCAAGTTTCGCATTGAACCCATAAACGAGCTAATTTTTCCATACAATTGGGATCGCTATAATCTATTGGAACAAAAGTACTCTTCTCTCTATTTCTAGGATATATCTCACTATATCTCTCACATATATCCTTTATATTAGTCTCATATATATCATCTGGATCGTATATACCATATAtatcatttgtatcatttgtaTCATTTATATCTAATATAAAAAATGGATCGTATATCTCATTTGTATCATTTGTATCGGATATATCAAATGGATCATATATCGCATTTGtatcatttgtatcatttgtatctgatatatcatttgtatctgatatatcatttgtatcatttgtgCTCCTTATTAAAATTATAATAGTCCTTTGGACCTTATCGCAAATGTCACTATTAAAGTCAATATCCTCACAGATTTGAGAACGAAGATAACTCTCAATGCAACGATTAATGTTATTAGTCCATTTATATTTAGTAATATTAGTATCATTAGTATCATAAGCATAATATATGTCATATATATTGCTATTACTATCCCTAATTGAAAAAAATTTATGAGATAGTAAATTATCTATGTTGCTGACATCTGCTAAAGAATCAGCATGACTATAACTAGAATTTTCACTATTGTTCTTCCAGCTATCAATGTTATTATCCATATCAGTTAAACTAGATGGGTCTTCATTTACACCGTTATTTTCAATAGGACCAAAACGATCTATTGATTTACTTAAACCACACCTGTATTCTAAACCCCTATTAAAGATCATTGAATTGAACCACTTTCTTTGCATAGACATAGATCTTTCTTCTTTGCCTCCATTTACATATTACATAAAAATATGATAGATGAATGAAAATATTATAGATGAATAGAATAGCATAGTCATAGTCATTGTTCGATTTTCAATTAGTATATTTTCTAAATATACTAATTGAAAATAAGTAAAAAAGCTCATTATCACCTTACAAGTCGGTTTTATAGGGATGAGTTAGTTTCAATCCAAATTCTGAGATAATTGTTTAGTAATGTAATGCTCAAATAAATGAGGCATGGTGATAAGACCTTGAATGAGTCAGGAAAGTTGTGTTATAAGGATGTTAAGCACATAACATAATCATTTAGTTATTAAGGGCATAAAGTATTGGTTCTCCGAAGGTGTTTAGCTCTGTATTTTCCTTTGGTTTTGAGATATACTAATACattatttgtttttaattattgGTCTTGTCTCTTCTATTTATTACTTCTGCAATTTAGGTTCGCATCACATTGTTGTATGGTTCCATCCATGTAAGCAGAAATGAGAGGTCCAAATATAGTTTAAATTttttatgaaaacaaaataaaaattgGTTAAAAAGGGTTACGGAAATAATATCCTGCTTCTATTCTCACACTAATGCTCACATATTTGATCTATATAAAAAAATGCTACGAAGTTATGCAATAAgtttataaaaaaaacaaaggGTGAGAGAATGCACAAAGATGTACCTTGATTTACACAAATATGGCCACAACCCATCCCTACACTTGTAGAAAAAAATTTCACCGTGCAATAACATATGTAAACCCTCTTCTCCAAGCTTACTGTTTGAATGTCTCTGTCAACAACTTCTCCACACTACAACCACCAGGGGTGACTGTGAGAGCTTAGGGGAGGTGCACCCACAAAGAAAATAATAGGAATATAGAAATAATTAAGAGCATTGATAATGTTAGGGGATTATACTAAAATACTCTTAGTTTTTAGAGATGTATCTTCGGATGCATTAAATATACAATTAATACATTCTATTTTGAGTGGCGTTCCATAAATTGGTTTTTTTGAATTTCAGAAATGCATCTCCTGTATATTTGAAAATTTATATTTATAATTGATCAGTTCAGTAGACTTTTCGGAGATATATCTCTAGACACTTGGGTGAGATTTTGAAATATTCAGTCACCTTTGCATGTCAGATATTTTCGGAGATGCCTCTTCGAAATAATCTGATAAAAGTCACAGCTGCATGATTACATGACCATTGTTGTCATTGTTGTTTTCCTCTACAAACCTTCACCAAAAATCCCTATATTCTCTATCCACTTTTCACTCCAAATTTCCAATCTTGTAGTTCATCACATCAAAGAGAGCAAAAGAAGTTAGAATTTCAGGTAAAGATCTTTTATTCCACACTGCATTGCTCACATTAATCTTGTTCTTAGTCTGGAAAAAACGTGTGTTTGTCCGAAAATGTATCTCCGTAACAAGCATGAACATAAGCATGAACATTTTTGGAGATGCAATTTCTGAAATTAGTTTGTGTTCATTTTCCAACTATGTTTCCAGCAGGGCGCTTATAAACTGTTATATTGTAATTATTTTCATTAGATATGGTACACCCCGATATTTTCCTCAAACAAGTTATTTTTTTGAATGTTTAAGGTGTTGTTGTGAAGACGGATGTTGTTGGCAACCAATTTAAAAACGGGCAAGAGTTTGAATCTCGTGATCAAATGATTCAATGGAGGCCTCCATGCTTGGATTTGGTGTGGTTATCGGAATGTCCGAGAATGGTTCGGATAGAAGATGCGCTTTTGTGACAATGACGTGCGAAAGAAGCGGGAAATATAAAACTTCTCTCTGGAATTTTAAAAGAGACGACATCGGTTCAAGAAAATATAAGTGTCCCTTTAAGGTGTGTGATTACATGTTGGCAAACAAAACCTGGAGATTTAATGTCATATGTGATTTGCATAATCATGATTTGTGTGAAAAATTAGTCGGTCATCCTAGTGTGTGTCGGCTCATGTCAAAAGAGAAGGAATGTGTTGCTGACATGACATTGAATTCGGTTCAACCGAAAAATATAATTGCAACATTGAAACGAGAAAGACTCGAAAATATATCAAATTATCAAGCAAGTGTATAATATTCGGTACCAAACTAACAAGACGCTTAGGGGGGATGAAACTGAAATGCAACAACTCTTGAAATTGTTGGATGATAACAGTTACTGTCTAGGTACCGAACGTGCGAGGATGGAGTTATTgttagagatatattttggactAATCCTGATTCTATAAAGTTGTTCAACATATTTCCTACTATGCTCATACTTGATTCAACCTACAAAGACCAACAAGTATAGACTTCCATTATTGGAGATGGTTGGTGTTACCTCAACTAAGAAGACATATTTTATTGGGTTTGTATTTCTAGAGTGAAAAAGAGCAGAGTGCTACTTGGGACTTAGAAGTGTGTCAGGCACTATTGAAGGACCAAGGTATTATGTCTAAAGTGATTGTTATCGACCGTGATACCACTTTGATGAATTCGGTTACAAAGATATTTCTTATTTCTAATTCATTCTTTTATAGGTATCACATAACAAAGAATGTGAGAAGTCGGGTTAAACCTCGCGGCAGGGACGAAACAGGTAGAGTTCAAAAATGGAAACATGGTGAAGGCGGGTGTGGTTGTGGAAAAAATAAATGGATGCATGGAATCATATAGTAAATTCTTCCACAAAAGAACTATATGTCGATTCCGTTATGCATTTCaggaaagtgtgtgaaaagtaTCATGATTTGTTGAAATATG is a window of Lathyrus oleraceus cultivar Zhongwan6 chromosome 6, CAAS_Psat_ZW6_1.0, whole genome shotgun sequence DNA encoding:
- the LOC127093872 gene encoding acetyl-coenzyme A carboxylase carboxyl transferase subunit beta, chloroplastic-like; this encodes MSMQRKWFNSMIFNRGLEYRCGLSKSIDRFGPIENNGVNEDPSSLTDMDNNIDSWKNNSENSSYSHADSLADVSNIDNLLSHKFFSIRDSNSNIYDIYYAYDTNDTNITKYKWTNNINRCIESYLRSQICEDIDFNSDICDKVQRTIIILIRSTNDTNDISDTNDISDTNDTNDTNAIYDPFDISDTNDTNEIYDPFFILDINDTNDTNDIYGIYDPDDIYETNIKDICERYSEIYPRNREKSTFVPIDYSDPNCMEKLARLWVQCETCYGLNFKQFFRPKMNICEHCGEHLKMSS